From a single Arachis hypogaea cultivar Tifrunner chromosome 3, arahy.Tifrunner.gnm2.J5K5, whole genome shotgun sequence genomic region:
- the LOC112779118 gene encoding uncharacterized protein — protein MVEEVSRSQETQGKKANKKISKSKEKVTPEPTPPKEKEVLKLYVSRAPYPQRFQKGVRDKQFFKFLEIFKKLQINIPFVEALEQMPLYAKFLKELMSRKRSWKEKEIVVLTQECSAIIQKNLPQKLKDPGSFQIPCSIGDITIERALCDLGAGGRNLVENLLVKVGEFIFAADFVVVDIEEDVNASIILERPFLATSRAIIDVQKGELVLRVHEEKIVFNVFKAINYLSEPPEECMRVHVIESLVHKVLGEEKFDAAFEVAHESCNEEPEEIIATPIVLEKKKEKEEAPKLELKPLPSNLKYAFLGDDDTFPVIISSSLSKEEENDLLQILRSHKDAIGWTISDLKGISPIMCMHKILLEDDARPIVQPQRRLNPTMIEVVQK, from the exons ATGGTAGAAGAAGTATCTAGAAGCCAAGAAACACAAGGtaaaaaagctaacaagaaaattAGCaaatcaaaggagaaagtgaCCCCTGAACCAACTCCACCTAAAGAGAAAGAAGTTTTGAAGCTTTATGTGTCAAGAGCTCCCTACCCTCAAAGGTTTCAAAAGGGTGTGAGGGACAAGCAGTTTTTCAAATTccttgaaatcttcaagaagcttcaaattaaTATCCCCTTTGTTgaagcattagagcaaatgcctctatatgccaaATTCTTAAAGGAACTCATGTCTAGGAAGAGGAgttggaaagaaaaagaaattgtgGTTTTGACCCAAGAGTGTAGTGCTATCATACAGAAGAACCTTCCCcaaaaattgaaggatccagggagttttcaaattCCTTGCAGTATAGGGGATATCACCATTGAAAGAGCACTTTGTGACTTAggtgctggtggacgaaatt TAGTGGAGAATCTGCTAGTGAAAGTGGGTGAATTTATCTTCGCAGCTGACTTTGTGGTGGTGGATATAGAAGAGGATGTCAATGCCTCAATCATCTTGGAGAGACCATTCTTAGCAACTTCCAGAGCTAtcattgatgttcaaaagggGGAACTAGTTCTCAGAGTTCATGAAGAGAAGATAGTATTCAATGTCTTCAAGGCAATAAACTACCTAAGTGAACCTCCTGAAGAATGCATGAGGGTTCATGTTATTGAATCCTTGGTGCATAAGGTCTTGGGAGAAGAGAAGTTTGATGCAGCTTTTGAAGTGGCTCATGAGTCATGTAATGAGGAACCAGAGGAGATCATAGCCACCCCAATTGTgctagagaaaaagaaagaaaaagaggaagcaCCCAAGCTTGAACTCAAGCCATTACCCTccaatctcaagtatgcattctTGGGAGATGATGATACCTTCCCAGTGATCATTAGCTCTTCACTGAGTAAGGAGGAAGAGAATGACTTGCTTCAAATTCTGAGGAGCCACAAGGATGCCATTGGTTGGACTATTTCTGATCTAAAGGGAATTAGTCCAATaatgtgcatgcacaaaatccttcTAGAAGATGATGCAAGACCCATagttcaaccacaaagaagacTGAATCCTACAATGATAGAGGTTGTGCAAAAATAG